A DNA window from Pseudorasbora parva isolate DD20220531a chromosome 5, ASM2467924v1, whole genome shotgun sequence contains the following coding sequences:
- the esd gene encoding S-formylglutathione hydrolase produces the protein MALTQVSSNKCCDGYQKVFEHDSSELKCKMKFAIYLPPKAESSKCPVLYWLSGLTCTEQNFITKAGSQQAASEHGIIIVAPDTSPRGCNIEGEDESWDFGTGAGFYVNATQEPWKTNYHMYSYVTEELPRLITSNFPADPEKMSISGHSMGGHGALICALKNPGKYKSVSAFAPICNPIQCAWGQKAFSGYLGPDKSTWELYDATVLAESYSGPELDILIDQGRDDQFLSSSQLLPDNLIAACSKKKIPVVFRLQQGYDHSYYFIFSFINDHIKHHAKYLNA, from the exons ATGGCACTGACGCAAGTTTCTTCTAATAAGTGCTGCGATGGATATCAGAAAGTGTTCGAGCATGACAg CTCTgagttaaaatgtaaaatgaagtTCGCCATTTACCTTCCTCCCAAGGCGGAGAGCTCCAAATGCCCAGTGTTATATTGGCTTTCAG GTTTGACATGCACAGAGCAAAACTTCATCACTAAAGCAGGGAGCCAGCAGGCAGCTTCTGAACATGGGATCATCATCGTCGCTCCCGACACCAGTCCAC GTGGCTGCAACATTGAAGGAGAGGATGAGAGCTGGGACTTCGGGACAGGTGCAGGATTCTACGTCAATGCCACCCAGGAGCCTTGGAAGACCAACTACCACATGTACTCGTATGTCACAGAGGAG CTCCCACGACTGATTACTTCTAACTTCCCTGCTGATCCAGAGAAAATGTCCATCTCTGGTCACTCAATGGGGGGCCATGGAGCGCTCATCTGTGCTCTTAAGAATCCTGGGAAATATAAG tcagtgtcagcGTTCGCACCCATCTGCAACCCCATTCAATGTGCATGGGGACAGAAAGCTTTTTCTGGCTATCTTGGACCTGACAAATCCACCTGGGAG CTGTATGATGCTACAGTATTGGCTGAATCATACTCCGGTCCTGAGCTTGATATTCTGATTGATCAAGGCCGTGATGACCAGTTCTTGTCTTCTAGTCAGCTGCTTCCTGACAATCTAATCGCTGCGTGTTCCAAGAAGAAAATTCCTGTAGTTTTCCGCCTTCAGCAG GGTTATGATCACAGCTACTATTTCATCTTCTCCTTCATCAACGACCACATCAAGCACCATGCCAAATATCTGAACGCCTGA